A genomic window from Diospyros lotus cultivar Yz01 chromosome 2, ASM1463336v1, whole genome shotgun sequence includes:
- the LOC127794735 gene encoding NDR1/HIN1-like protein 12: MLRSDSESGPHRSGRFHYVREHLNTRFLKFVCTIFLGFLLLVSILAFILWLSIRPHRPWIYIRDFWVPGLTHPDGFDNANVNFHLSARNPNHMIGVYYDAMRVTLTYRYRTLGGAKLLAPFYVPPDNTTVLHGVFSGSMMGVNKRRWMEFQADRRRGEVTFRLKITSTIRFRVFQRQTSRRKMHSICLVGVDRNGLILDRYKDRRCLSYFI, from the coding sequence ATGCTCCGTTCCGACTCCGAATCAGGGCCCCACCGCTCGGGTCGTTTCCACTACGTCCGAGAACACCTAAATACTCGATTCCTCAAGTTTGTTTGCACCATCTTCCTCGGGTTTCTCCTTTTGGTATCCATTCTAGCCTTCATTCTCTGGCTCAGTATCCGCCCGCACCGGCCCTGGATCTATATTCGGGACTTCTGGGTTCCGGGTCTGACCCACCCAGATGGGTTCGACAACGCCAACGTGAACTTCCACCTGTCCGCCCGTAACCCGAACCACATGATCGGGGTTTACTACGATGCCATGCGGGTGACGCTAACTTATCGGTACCGGACCCTCGGCGGCGCGAAGCTGCTCGCTCCGTTCTACGTGCCGCCGGATAATACGACGGTGCTCCACGGGGTGTTTAGCGGCTCCATGATGGGGGTAAATAAGCGGCGATGGATGGAGTTTCAGGCCGATCGCCGGCGTGGGGAAGTGACGTTTCGTCTTAAGATTACGTCCACCATCCGGTTCAGGGTGTTCCAGAGGCAAACTAGCCGCCGGAAGATGCACAGCATTTGTCTGGTCGGGGTAGACCGGAACGGCTTGATTTTGGACCGTTACAAAGATCGGAGATGCCTTTCTTATTTCATCTGA